A stretch of the Impatiens glandulifera unplaced genomic scaffold, dImpGla2.1, whole genome shotgun sequence genome encodes the following:
- the LOC124917568 gene encoding NADPH-dependent pterin aldehyde reductase has protein sequence MALLGGGALNLIGKSGGGGGVGGQKTVLITGVSKGLGRALALEMAKRGHTVIGCSRSQDKLDSLQNDLAAALSSSPMSTNANEAPDRHFLMTVDVRSNSSVEELTRVVMEKKGVPDIIVNNAGSINKNNRLWEVPAEEFDSVIDTNVKGVANVLRHFIPLMIKNKQGIIVNMSSGWGRSVAAQVAPYCASKWAVEGLSRSVAKEVPTGVAIVALNPGVINTDMLASCFGTSASSYQGPDSWAPKAATMILNLTVADNGASLTV, from the exons ATGGCATTGTTGGGAGGAGGGGCGTTGAATTTGATAGGCAAGagcggaggaggaggaggagtagGAGGGCAGAAGACTGTGCTGATAACTGGGGTAAGCAAAGGGCTCGGAAGAGCCCTAGCCCTAGAAATGGCCAAGAGAGGTCATACAGTCATTGGCTGCTCTCGATCTCAGGACAAGCTTGATTCGCTTCAAAACGATCTCGCCGCagctctttcttcttctccaatGTCGACCAACGCCAATGAAGCACCTGATAGGCATTTTCTAATGACCGTCGATGTG AGATCAAACAGCAGTGTTGAAGAGTTAACTCGTGTAGTGATGGAGAAGAAGGGTGTTCCTGATATCATAG TAAATAACGCAGGCAGCATCAATAAAAACAACAGACTTTGGGAAGTCCCTGCAGAAGAGTTCGATAGTGTCATTGACACCAATGTAAAAGGAGTAGCAAATGTATTACGACACTTCATCCCTCTAATGATCAAAAATAAACAGGGAATTATTGTAAACATGTCATCAGGATGGGGAAGATCTGTAGCTGCACAGGTAGCACCATACTGTGCATCGAAATGGGCAGTAGAAGGTTTGAGTAGATCGGTAGCAAAGGAGGTGCCAACTGGAGTAGCAATTGTTGCGCTTAATCCTGGTGTTATAAACACCGACATGCTAGCATCATGCTTTGGCACTTCTGCTTCATCATATCAGGGACCTGATTCATG GGCTCCAAAAGCAGCTACTATGATACTCAATCTTACTGTCGCTGACAATGGGGCATCCCTTACTGTATGA